In Candidatus Moanabacter tarae, the genomic stretch TAGTGGCAGGACAGGTCGGATCTTCCGCGATGCCGCATAAGGTTAACTCACGAAGCTGTGAGAGGATCGCAGGATTTCTCACGTTGCTAAAAGGTTACCATAATATGGTTGCAGGACTAGTTGGTGATCAGTGGAACGAGGGGGATGTGTCCTGTTCTGTAGTGCGAAGGGTAGCATTACCAGACAGTTTTTTCGCGGTTGATGGCCTGCTCGAAACGCTTTTGGTAGTGTTGGATGAAATGGAAGTTTTCCCGGAAGTGATTCGTCAGGAAAATGAGAGATACCTTCCCTTTCTTGCGACTACCTCGATTCTGATGGAAGCGATTCAAAAAGGAGTAGGGCGGGAATCAGCCCATGAGTTTATTCGGGAACACGCGTTTGCTGTTCTGCGTGATCTACGGTCCGGACGAATATCCCAGAACGATTTTATGCAGCGATTGGCTTCCGATCACCGTATCGGAATCGACCTTTGTCGACTCAATGCCATTATTGATCGTCTCCGTAGTTGGGCCGGTGGTTCGGCTCAGCAGGTCGACCAATTTGTCGAACGAGTCCGAGATTGGGGGGAACGCTTTCCAGAAGCCGAAGGAGTGGTTCGAAATGAGATTCTCTGAAGAGGAAAAAAGAATTTGCGTTTCTGGAAGCTTGTATATCTCCTTTCCTCACATTTTCTAAAAACAAGAAGAAATCCATTTTATGGCAGAAGAATTTACTGGAAACTGTTTAGTAGCGCAGTCGGGAGGACCCACTTCGGTGATTAATGCAACCCTAGTCGGTGTCATAAGCGAAGCGCTGAACTACGAATGCATCGAGGAGATTTATGGTGGACTCAATGGAGTCCGAGGGATTCTCAATGAAGATTTTGTCGACTTGGCGGCTGAGTCGCAACAGACTATAAGGGCTCTGCGCTACACACCTGCCTCCGCCCTTGGCACTTGTCGCTATCGGTTGAATAAAACTCAGGATATCGAGCGTATAGTTCAGGTGTTTGAAGCTCACAACATCCGCTATTTTTTCTATGTTGGGGGAAACGACTCCCAGGAAACCGCGGGCAAGATCTCAGATCTAGCGCGAAGTCAAGGCTACGAATTACGCGTCATCGGAATTCCTAAGACGGTGGACAACGATCTTGTTGGTACTGACCATTGCCCGGGGTACGGCAGCGTAGCGAAATACGTAGCGACAACAGTCCGTGAGATAGCTTGCGACCATGAGTCCATGGGACACGGAGATTTGGTATCGATCCTTGAAGTTATGGGACGAAATGCGGGCTGGATTGCGGCCAGCGCAGCTCTTGCCAAGAGAAGAGACCGACCCAGCGATCCGCCCCACCTAATCTACCTGCCCGAGGTGGCGTTTTCGGTCGAGAAATTCCTTGATGACGTACAAAGGGTCTTAAGTCGGGAGCGATATTGCCTTGTAGTTGTGGGAGAAGGGTTGGTGGACAAGGATGGAAACTATATCGCGACCACAGGCGGTGAGTTCGATTCCTTTGGTAACGCCCAACTGGGAGGGGCCGGAGATTTCTTACATAATCTTGCGGAGAAAAACCTCGGGATTAAAGTACGCTCTGCGAAACTGGGGATCACTCAACGGGCAGCAGCTCACTGTTCCTCAAAAATGGACAATGATGAGGCCTTTCTCGCAGGGGAAGCCGCAGTTAAAGAAGCGGTTGTTAACGGGAAGAGTGATATGATGGTTACTCTCCTGAGAGGAGACGACGAGCAATACACAAGTGAAACGGGTTTATGTAGCCTTTCCGAAGTTGCTAATGGGGCGAAGTCCATCCCGGTTTCCTGGATAAACGAGGATGGCGTAAGCATGAACTTTCAATTTATAAAATACGCCACTCCGCTTATTCAAGGCGAGGTACCAGTTCCGTACGACAACGGAGTACCAATCTACAGCCAGCTGAGTAAAATTCGGGTCGATAAGCTTTTGGGTTCTTATAATATCGAATAAGAACTTGTGCGCTGCACATGCGGGCTCAATTAGAGGTAGTACTACAAGTTACTCAATTTGTGTAGCGGGGACACCCGGGAGAGTCAAAATAAGACGTTTCTACCAAGCTAATTTCAGGTACTCATTACCCAATTAGTTCGCAGTCGGTTTCAAGGATGTCGCGGATATGATGTTTATTGAAGTGGCGTCCCGTAGGGGATTTGAACCCCTGTTGCAGGGATGAGAACCCTGTGTCCTAGGCCTGGCTAGACGAACGGGACAATGCAAATGCTAAGAAAGGACACACAGCCTAAATTTCCGTGAAGAGCTGTCAATAGCCCGTAGAGCCCTTCTTCTTGTTTGTT encodes the following:
- the pfp gene encoding Pyrophosphate--fructose 6-phosphate 1-phosphotransferase, producing MAEEFTGNCLVAQSGGPTSVINATLVGVISEALNYECIEEIYGGLNGVRGILNEDFVDLAAESQQTIRALRYTPASALGTCRYRLNKTQDIERIVQVFEAHNIRYFFYVGGNDSQETAGKISDLARSQGYELRVIGIPKTVDNDLVGTDHCPGYGSVAKYVATTVREIACDHESMGHGDLVSILEVMGRNAGWIAASAALAKRRDRPSDPPHLIYLPEVAFSVEKFLDDVQRVLSRERYCLVVVGEGLVDKDGNYIATTGGEFDSFGNAQLGGAGDFLHNLAEKNLGIKVRSAKLGITQRAAAHCSSKMDNDEAFLAGEAAVKEAVVNGKSDMMVTLLRGDDEQYTSETGLCSLSEVANGAKSIPVSWINEDGVSMNFQFIKYATPLIQGEVPVPYDNGVPIYSQLSKIRVDKLLGSYNIE